One window of the Natrinema sp. HArc-T2 genome contains the following:
- a CDS encoding amidase translates to MNTDTTSSARNLADAIRRGERSSLAVVETLLERIEATDALNAYVTVIADAARERAREADRAAATGEDLGPLHGVPIAIKDLRDRKAGVRNTMGLAPLSDHVASTDSITVERLEAAGAVIVGTTNTPALAHTIKTDNRLVGPTATPFDLERSAGGSSGGSAAAVAAGLATFATGSDIGGSLRVPASCCNVVGLKPTFGRVPTDSRLDAFGTHTPFMVGGPIARSTEDIALAFDILSGQDDRDPLSVPDGDDVLPATGRPADDLSVGYSPHLDLQPVDPTVRAIVGDAVDDLAAAGTTVDHVGVSLPDYEPLRSAYYTQVGGYFAALAARIEKRFGIDLETADVEETLLSTVALADDTSAVEERLANGPRAQAYDAIEEALAGHDALVTPTLTVPPYGKRLADRYPTTIDGQAVDGIPTDAMLTWVFNLTGHPVASVPAGLTDDGLPVGLQIVGRRYAEADVLAVAGALERVRPWTGHYPDS, encoded by the coding sequence ATGAACACTGACACCACCTCGTCCGCACGGAACCTCGCGGATGCGATCCGACGCGGCGAGCGGTCCTCGCTGGCAGTCGTCGAGACCCTCCTCGAGCGGATCGAGGCGACCGACGCGTTGAACGCTTACGTGACGGTCATCGCGGACGCAGCCCGAGAACGTGCCCGCGAGGCCGACCGTGCAGCGGCAACTGGTGAGGATCTCGGCCCACTGCATGGGGTCCCGATCGCGATCAAGGATCTCCGGGATCGGAAGGCAGGCGTCCGGAACACGATGGGGCTGGCGCCGTTGTCGGACCACGTCGCCAGCACTGACTCGATCACCGTCGAGCGACTCGAGGCAGCCGGCGCGGTGATCGTCGGCACCACCAACACGCCGGCGCTCGCCCACACGATCAAGACCGACAACCGCCTCGTCGGACCGACGGCGACGCCGTTCGATCTCGAACGATCCGCCGGCGGCTCCTCCGGTGGCTCCGCGGCGGCGGTCGCGGCGGGTCTCGCGACGTTCGCCACCGGCTCGGACATCGGCGGCTCTCTTCGAGTGCCGGCTTCGTGCTGTAACGTCGTTGGCCTCAAACCCACCTTTGGACGCGTGCCGACCGATTCGCGGCTCGATGCTTTCGGGACGCATACACCGTTCATGGTCGGTGGCCCGATCGCCCGCTCGACCGAGGACATCGCGCTCGCGTTCGATATCCTCTCGGGACAGGACGACCGCGATCCGCTCAGCGTGCCCGACGGCGACGACGTGCTCCCGGCGACGGGTCGACCGGCGGACGATCTCTCCGTCGGCTATAGCCCACATCTGGACTTACAGCCCGTCGATCCGACCGTCCGTGCGATCGTCGGCGATGCCGTCGACGACCTCGCGGCTGCGGGAACGACTGTCGACCACGTCGGCGTTTCGCTGCCGGACTACGAACCCCTGCGATCGGCGTACTACACGCAGGTCGGCGGCTACTTCGCCGCGCTTGCGGCCCGGATCGAAAAACGGTTCGGGATCGACCTCGAGACCGCCGATGTCGAAGAAACCCTTCTGTCGACGGTCGCGCTGGCCGACGACACGAGTGCGGTGGAGGAACGGCTCGCGAACGGCCCCCGGGCGCAGGCCTACGACGCGATCGAAGAGGCGCTGGCCGGCCACGACGCGCTCGTGACGCCGACGCTGACGGTGCCGCCGTACGGCAAACGGCTAGCCGATCGGTATCCGACGACGATCGACGGACAGGCAGTCGACGGCATCCCGACCGATGCGATGCTCACTTGGGTGTTCAATCTGACCGGTCATCCGGTCGCGTCGGTTCCCGCGGGGCTCACCGACGACGGGCTGCCGGTCGGCCTGCAGATCGTCGGTCGACGGTACGCGGAAGCGGACGTGCTCGCGGTTGCTGGGGCTCTCGAGCGGGTCCGGCCATGGACCGGCCACTATCCGGATAGCTGA
- a CDS encoding cation diffusion facilitator family transporter → MSPNESAHAHDDSHDGHEHGHSGHGHGHGDESTSSRKLAAVSLINVVGFFVELTGGLAFGSVALISDAVHMLFDALAYVMAFAAAYVAEGYGNGDRWSYGLHRLEPFAAFLNGLLLLPMIAFILWESYQRFLEPIAIGTGPTIAIAVGGLLVNVGSVYVLHGDAMSLNERGAFYHLLGDAGGSVAVIVSVLAIELTGIRIIDPITAALIAVVVAWSAATVLRGSGEIFFLKMPLESDEIRSHIRDLEGVTAVDDFHAWQICSQITVATVHVETDVETMIDAESVTRRVHDELAGYGVDHATVELSPRYDDRDVHLDTHCH, encoded by the coding sequence ATGAGCCCCAACGAGTCGGCGCACGCCCACGACGACTCACACGACGGCCACGAGCACGGCCACAGCGGGCATGGACACGGTCACGGTGACGAGTCGACGAGTAGCCGCAAACTCGCCGCCGTCTCACTGATCAACGTCGTCGGCTTTTTCGTCGAACTCACCGGCGGGCTGGCGTTCGGATCGGTCGCACTCATCAGCGACGCCGTCCACATGCTGTTCGACGCGCTCGCATACGTGATGGCCTTCGCCGCCGCCTACGTCGCCGAAGGCTACGGCAACGGTGATCGCTGGTCGTACGGCCTCCACCGCCTCGAGCCGTTCGCCGCCTTTCTGAATGGCCTCCTCCTCCTGCCGATGATCGCGTTCATCCTCTGGGAGTCCTATCAGCGATTCCTCGAGCCGATCGCGATCGGGACCGGGCCGACGATCGCCATCGCTGTTGGCGGATTGCTGGTCAACGTCGGCTCCGTCTACGTCCTCCACGGCGACGCGATGAGCCTCAACGAGAGGGGCGCGTTCTATCATCTGCTAGGCGACGCCGGCGGTTCGGTCGCCGTCATCGTCTCCGTGCTGGCGATCGAGCTGACCGGGATCCGCATCATCGATCCGATCACGGCAGCGCTGATCGCCGTCGTCGTGGCCTGGTCGGCAGCCACCGTGTTGCGCGGCAGCGGGGAAATCTTCTTCCTCAAGATGCCACTCGAGAGCGACGAAATCCGGTCGCATATCCGCGATCTCGAGGGCGTCACCGCGGTCGACGACTTCCACGCTTGGCAGATCTGCAGCCAGATCACGGTCGCGACGGTTCACGTCGAAACGGACGTCGAGACGATGATCGACGCCGAGTCGGTCACACGCCGGGTCCACGACGAACTCGCCGGCTATGGCGTCGACCACGCTACTGTCGAACTCTCGCCGCGCTACGACGATCGCGACGTACATCTGGATACGCACTGTCACTAA
- a CDS encoding 2-amino-3,7-dideoxy-D-threo-hept-6-ulosonate synthase, with protein MTTGIDARLERIGTDGSYVIIPMDHGITMGAVQGLKDIEATIDGVTSGGADAVLTQKGIAPRVHDNKNGQGYIVHLNGSTTIGPDEQDKRMTGTVEEAVRVGADAVSFHINVGSDHEPDQISQLSEVTEQAQRFGMPVLAMAYARGPGVDSEDPEALGHAVRLAEELGADIVKTGYSGDADSFQHVVESTRLPVVIAGGSKGTDRETIEMVRGVMDAGGAGVSMGRSIFQHDDPEAIARAVAGVVHDDLSTEDALAEAGLTLEA; from the coding sequence ATGACCACAGGAATTGACGCACGACTCGAACGGATCGGGACAGACGGATCGTACGTAATCATCCCAATGGACCACGGCATCACGATGGGTGCCGTCCAGGGGCTGAAAGACATCGAGGCGACCATCGACGGTGTCACCAGCGGCGGCGCGGACGCAGTCCTCACCCAGAAAGGGATCGCACCGCGCGTCCACGACAACAAAAACGGCCAGGGCTACATCGTCCACCTCAACGGCTCGACGACGATCGGCCCCGACGAGCAGGACAAGCGGATGACCGGGACCGTAGAGGAGGCCGTCCGGGTCGGTGCCGACGCCGTTTCCTTCCACATCAACGTCGGTTCGGACCACGAACCCGACCAAATCAGCCAGCTCTCGGAGGTCACCGAGCAGGCCCAGCGGTTCGGGATGCCAGTGCTTGCGATGGCCTACGCCCGCGGCCCGGGCGTCGACTCCGAGGACCCCGAAGCGCTCGGCCACGCGGTCCGACTCGCCGAAGAACTCGGCGCTGATATCGTCAAAACGGGCTACAGCGGCGACGCCGACAGCTTCCAGCACGTCGTCGAGTCGACCCGGCTCCCGGTCGTCATCGCCGGCGGCTCGAAAGGAACCGACCGCGAGACCATCGAAATGGTCCGCGGCGTGATGGACGCCGGCGGTGCCGGTGTCTCGATGGGCCGGTCGATCTTCCAGCACGACGACCCCGAAGCGATCGCCCGCGCGGTCGCCGGCGTCGTCCACGACGATCTCTCGACTGAGGATGCACTGGCCGAAGCAGGACTCACGCTCGAGGCCTGA
- the trpA gene encoding tryptophan synthase subunit alpha: protein MSNDRQYDSDIEAAIRENHPALITYITAGDPSLAATKEYVEALDRGGADLIELGLPFSEPIAEGPTIQAAINRALEAGTTPQAFFELVDDIETEAPLLVMTYYNMILQYGSEPDVRPFVERAAEAGLSGIIVPDLPAEESEPLRAACDDNGLDLVFIVAPTTEGERLETIMSQVSGFAYVQARLGTTGARANVSGATHDSLARLSEYDVPKAVGFGVSEGDHAAEIIEAGADGVIVGSALIDLIASSDEPDAAVDALEAKARELKRGARRGADDATVDHEDAPEPEQP, encoded by the coding sequence GTGAGCAACGATCGACAGTACGACAGCGACATCGAGGCTGCCATCCGCGAAAACCACCCCGCCCTGATCACCTACATTACCGCGGGTGATCCATCGCTTGCGGCCACCAAGGAGTACGTCGAAGCGCTCGATCGTGGCGGAGCGGATCTGATCGAACTCGGCCTGCCGTTTTCGGAGCCGATCGCCGAGGGGCCGACGATCCAGGCTGCGATCAACCGCGCGCTCGAGGCCGGGACGACCCCGCAGGCCTTTTTCGAGCTAGTCGACGATATAGAGACCGAGGCCCCGCTGCTGGTGATGACCTACTACAACATGATCCTCCAGTACGGCTCGGAACCCGACGTTCGACCCTTTGTCGAACGCGCCGCCGAGGCCGGCCTCTCGGGGATCATCGTTCCCGACCTGCCCGCCGAGGAGTCAGAGCCGCTCCGTGCGGCCTGTGACGACAACGGGCTCGATCTCGTCTTCATCGTCGCGCCGACGACCGAAGGCGAGCGCCTCGAGACGATCATGTCCCAGGTCTCGGGCTTTGCCTACGTGCAGGCACGGCTCGGGACGACTGGTGCGCGCGCGAACGTCTCGGGGGCGACCCACGACAGCCTCGCGCGGCTCTCGGAGTACGACGTGCCCAAGGCGGTCGGCTTCGGCGTCAGCGAGGGTGACCACGCCGCCGAGATCATCGAGGCCGGCGCTGACGGCGTCATCGTCGGCAGCGCACTCATCGATCTGATCGCCTCGAGCGACGAGCCAGACGCGGCAGTCGACGCGCTCGAGGCCAAGGCCCGCGAACTCAAGCGGGGTGCCCGCCGTGGCGCGGACGACGCCACGGTCGATCACGAAGACGCACCAGAACCAGAACAGCCATAA
- the trpB gene encoding tryptophan synthase subunit beta, with the protein MSTERERDGESGRTGTFGEYGGQYVPEALMPAVQELEDAYERYVLENEDGFMDEFHERMRAFGGRPTPLQRADRLSERYDREIYLKREDLVHGGAHKLNNALGQVLLAKYMGKERIIAETGAGQHGTATAMAAAHLDMPCEIYMGRTDVNRQRPNVYRMRMNGAEVNPVDAGSGTLKEAINETMRDWATTVERTHYVIGSVVGPHPFPQMVRDFQSVIGTEARKQVQEQAGRLPDSVVACAGGGSNTMGTFHAFVPDEEVNLYAVEAGGSSLEIDEAEGVAPNSATLSTGTDGVLHGAMTKLLQSREGQIMESHSVSAGLDYAGVGPELSHLVETGRVTPASVDDEVALNGFHRLSRLEGIIPALESSHALGYLEEAHEDLGDLVVVNVSGRGDKDLETVLEETEKRDLAAAPEVEVFDQ; encoded by the coding sequence ATGAGTACGGAACGCGAACGCGACGGAGAGAGCGGTCGAACGGGAACGTTCGGCGAGTACGGCGGCCAGTACGTCCCCGAGGCGCTGATGCCAGCCGTCCAGGAACTCGAGGATGCCTACGAACGCTACGTCCTCGAGAACGAGGACGGCTTCATGGACGAGTTCCACGAGCGGATGCGCGCGTTCGGCGGGCGACCGACGCCGCTCCAGCGTGCGGACCGGCTGAGCGAGCGCTACGACCGCGAGATCTACCTCAAGCGTGAGGACCTCGTCCACGGCGGAGCTCACAAACTCAATAACGCGCTCGGCCAAGTCTTACTCGCGAAATACATGGGCAAAGAACGGATCATCGCCGAGACCGGCGCGGGCCAGCACGGTACCGCGACGGCGATGGCCGCGGCCCACCTCGACATGCCCTGTGAGATCTACATGGGCCGAACCGACGTCAACCGCCAGCGCCCCAACGTCTACCGGATGCGGATGAACGGAGCCGAGGTGAACCCGGTCGACGCCGGCAGCGGCACCTTAAAGGAGGCGATCAATGAGACGATGCGCGACTGGGCGACCACCGTCGAACGGACCCACTACGTGATCGGCTCGGTCGTTGGTCCCCACCCGTTCCCGCAGATGGTCCGTGACTTCCAGTCGGTCATCGGCACGGAAGCCCGGAAACAGGTCCAAGAGCAGGCGGGCCGGCTGCCCGACAGCGTCGTCGCCTGCGCCGGCGGCGGCTCGAACACGATGGGCACCTTCCACGCGTTCGTCCCCGACGAGGAGGTCAACCTCTACGCCGTCGAGGCCGGCGGCTCGAGCCTCGAGATCGACGAAGCCGAAGGCGTCGCGCCCAACTCCGCGACGCTGTCGACGGGCACCGACGGCGTCCTCCACGGCGCGATGACGAAGCTCCTCCAGAGTCGGGAGGGCCAGATCATGGAGTCTCACAGCGTCAGCGCGGGACTGGACTACGCCGGCGTCGGCCCGGAACTGTCCCATCTCGTCGAGACGGGCCGCGTCACGCCCGCGAGCGTCGACGACGAAGTCGCACTCAACGGCTTCCACCGGCTCTCCCGGCTCGAGGGGATCATTCCGGCACTCGAGTCCAGTCACGCGCTCGGCTACCTCGAAGAAGCCCATGAAGACCTCGGCGACCTCGTCGTCGTCAACGTCTCCGGTCGCGGGGACAAGGACTTAGAGACGGTGCTCGAGGAGACGGAGAAACGCGATCTCGCGGCCGCACCTGAAGTGGAGGTGTTCGACCAGTGA